The window CCACGTTCCATAAGTAGGGTTTTGGGTTGCGTATGCGTGACTCGTGAGTTGCACCAAGGAGTTGTAGTAGCTAGTCAGCAGAATAGTATTATCTCTCCGAACAGTGTTCCTTTGAAAAAGGATCGTGTACAAAAGAGTGGAAGGAGTGGTCATCCGTGCCGGCTGCTTTTTCTGGGAAGCCCTAAGCACAGCTGGCATGGGGTTGATAAGTTAGTTGCATTGGCAAAAGGATTAGGGGGCTTGTTTCATATCCATGTAGTAGGACCATCCCTTCATGAGGCCCGCCTCGATGCTGATATTTGTCCAACCAACATGACGTTTCATGGATATCTTGAAAAAGAACAGATTGAGCAGCTTGTGCCGCAGATGGATATCGGTATTGGTTCCTGTGCCTTGCATCGTAAAGATATGTACGAGGCTTGCCCTCTTAAAGTGCGCGATTATTTAGCGTACGGCCTGCCGCTTCTTCTTCCCTATCTTGATACTGCATTTGTCGAATCTGCTCCTGACTGGGTGCTTACGCTTCCAAATGTGGAGGACGTGTTTAACAGCAGCGCTAATGTTGAATCGGTGCGCCGTTTTTGTGAAAATTTCCAGGGAATTGTTTTGAGCGATGATGATATTGCAGAGTATGTTGATTCCCATCTGTTGGAGGAGAGCAAACTTAAAGTAATCTCTTCTTGGGTGAATGATGCAAAACAAGCGTAAATCCCTTCCCGTGTGGTTTATTACGTATAAATTTCCGTACGATCATCGTCTTGCGCCTTCTCTTATCCCGGAGATTCGCGCTATGCGCGAGGCAGGGCTTGAGCTTGTCCTTTTGCCGTACGAAGCTGGTGACCAGTCTCTGTATCCACTTCCGCAAGGGGTGGCCTGTAATATGACTCTTAACGAGCATCCTGAGTCACATATCGTGTTTCGAGCGCTAAAAGGGCTGGTAAGCAAGTGGACGTGGAAAGAGTTTGTCGCCAAAGACAGGTTTAAGGCTTTAAAAACCTTAAATCATTTGATTAACCGTAGTTCCAGAGTAAGGCATTATGTGCCAATTCTTAAAAGAATGCTGGAAAAGGAAGTTAGAGAAAACGGGCAAGTTCCGGTTATTTATACCGACAGATTTGATGCCCTTACGTACGCTGCTTGTTATTTGAAGCGATTTTTCCCGGAACTGCGTGTTGTTACTCGTGCTATAGGGTATGATATCTATCGGGAGAGATATCAGAATTGTTATCCTCCTTTACGTTTGCAGTTTGCAAATATGCCGGACATGATTTGCCCCGTCACTGAAGTCGGAACACAATATCTTATTAAAGAGTATGGCATACCTTCCTGCTGTGTTCGCACTTATTTTCGGGGGGTTGCCGTCTCTGCGCAGCGATCGGGACCCGGGAGGCAGGGCGAGTTGCGACTTGTTTCTTGTTCGTTTTGCACCCCCATAAAGCGCCTTCCTCTTCTCGTCCGCAGTGTGGCAGCGTACGCCGAAGCTCGTCCCAACCTTGTTGTTTACTGGACGCATATTGGGGATGGCGAGTTGTATGAGGAACTGCTGCTTTTGGCTCATG is drawn from Desulfovibrio mangrovi and contains these coding sequences:
- a CDS encoding glycosyltransferase, which codes for MREAGLELVLLPYEAGDQSLYPLPQGVACNMTLNEHPESHIVFRALKGLVSKWTWKEFVAKDRFKALKTLNHLINRSSRVRHYVPILKRMLEKEVRENGQVPVIYTDRFDALTYAACYLKRFFPELRVVTRAIGYDIYRERYQNCYPPLRLQFANMPDMICPVTEVGTQYLIKEYGIPSCCVRTYFRGVAVSAQRSGPGRQGELRLVSCSFCTPIKRLPLLVRSVAAYAEARPNLVVYWTHIGDGELYEELLLLAHELLDGIPNVRWEMPGRFNLDEIKQYYKTHAVDSHILISELEGLPKSIMEAQALGVPSVATKVGGVADIVNENTGIMIPRDFSQHEFAAALDGIVSFRDDAVREKIQKYCEEYFSENNSRKFIDEIFWRFCNHFPV